A single region of the Gossypium arboreum isolate Shixiya-1 chromosome 12, ASM2569848v2, whole genome shotgun sequence genome encodes:
- the LOC108479356 gene encoding cytochrome c oxidase-assembly factor COX23, mitochondrial yields the protein MASRAATPSYPSGARIADSPCFPQYTASLKCLEEYGSDKSKCQEHFDVYKECKKKEREARLERNKNRSLFS from the exons ATGGCATCGAGAGCTGCAACACCGTCTTACCCCAGTGGTGCCAGGATCGCCGATTCTCCATGCTTCCCACAGTACACTGCTTCTCTCAAAT GTCTGGAAGAATATGGCTCCGACAAGAGTAAATGCCAAGAACATTTTGATGTTTACAAGGAATGCAAGAAAAAGGAG AGGGAGGCTCGTTTGGAACGCAACAAGAATCGGTCCTTGTTCTCATGA
- the LOC108477526 gene encoding uncharacterized protein LOC108477526 yields the protein MINRLSTGKSWYKCFRYEEGRDKPGDVRNVMLVVASLIASVTFQAGVNPPGGVWQDNSSGHVAGRAIYAYQSEVYYVFLIANTLALSASILVIISLTYRFPFHLEIVIATISMIVTYSSAIFAVTPDESVRFRYVIAAASVPYILRIFIQLFNMVFENNEKPKSENSEKVVLNY from the coding sequence ATGATAAACCGTTTAAGCACAGGCAAGAGCTGGTACAAGTGTTTCCGGTATGAAGAAGGCAGAGATAAGCCTGGCGATGTCCGAAACGTTATGTTAGTAGTTGCTAGCCTCATAGCTTCCGTCACCTTCCAAGCTGGTGTCAACCCTCCTGGTGGAGTATGGCAAGATAATAGTAGCGGACATGTTGCAGGCAGAGCCATTTATGCATACCAATCCGAGGTCTACTATGTTTTCTTAATTGCCAACACCCTAGCTCTATCCGCTTCCATTCTTGTCATCATCTCACTCACCTACAGGTTCCCTTTCCATCTCGAAATTGTTATTGCTACCATTTCCATGATCGTCACTTACAGTTCCGCAATTTTCGCCGTTACTCCCGACGAATCAGTGAGGTTTCGGTACGTCATAGCCGCCGCTTCTGTGCCTTATATATTGCGGATTTTCATTCAGCTCTTCAACATGGTgtttgaaaataatgaaaaacctAAATCAGAGAATTCTGAGAAAGTAGTATTGAACTATTGA
- the LOC108477524 gene encoding uncharacterized protein At1g28695-like produces MDHNSKQFFPGSHVMIYLLVAIAVYVFVWFSGPFFGNYNETNSSPSNFPGIGAKDELELALRKASMPNRTVIIAVINKAYVERSVNEEATMLDLFLESFWVGENTRPLLEHLLLVAVDQTAYERCQFRRLHCYRLVTEGVDFAGEKVYMSQDFINMMWRRTLFLLEILKRGYNFIFTDIDVMWLRNPFLRLSPLEEADLEISVDTFNDDPRPENKYINTGFYYIRSNSKTISLFHTWYSQKNNSTGKKEQDVLQDLIRGGLLQKLNLKVKFLETRYFSGFCQDSKDITAVTTMHANCCRNSKAKFRDLTTALRDWKQFKAAVFQHPEIIDRIGLDFKWTAHTECLNSWQ; encoded by the exons ATGGATCATAATTCAAAGCAATTTTTTCCGGGAAGCCATGTAATGATTTATCTCCTCGTAGCTATAGCTGTGTACGTTTTCGTATGGTTCTCAGGCCCTTTTTTCGGGAATTACAATGAAACCAACTCTTCACCCTCTAATTTC CCTGGTATTGGAGCAAAAGATGAGCTTGAGTTAGCGTTAAGGAAAGCTTCAATGCCGAACCGGACGGTCATCATTGCGGTGATCAACAAAGCTTATGTTGAAAGAAGTGTTAATGAAGAGGCGACGATGCTCGATCTTTTCTTGGAAAGCTTTTGGGTAGGAGAAAATACTAGGCCATTGCTCGAACATTTGCTGCTCGTCGCCGTCGATCAAACGGCTTACGAACGATGTCAGTTTCGGCGGTTGCACTGTTACAGATTGGTGACGGAAGGTGTGGATTTTGCGGGAGAGAAGGTTTACATGTCGCAGGACTTTATTAATATGATGTGGAGACGAACTCTTTTTCTTTTGGAGATCCTTAAGCGTGGCTATAACTTCATATTTACG GACATAGACGTAATGTGGTTAAGGAATCCATTTCTACGACTGAGTCCACTCGAAGAGGCTGATCTAGAAATCAGCGTCGATACATTCAACGACGACCCCCGACCGGAAAACAAATATATCAACACAGGTTTCTATTACATAAGATCCAACAGCAAAACCATCTCATTGTTCCATACATGGTATTCTCAGAAGAATAACTCGACAGGAAAGAAAGAACAGGATGTATTGCAAGACCTAATCCGTGGTGGGCTGTTGCAGAAACTGAATCTCAAAGTAAAGTTCTTGGAAACTAGGTATTTTAGTGGCTTCTGTCAAGACAGTAAAGACATCACGGCCGTAACCACCATGCATGCCAACTGTTGTCGTAATTCAAAGGCAAAGTTCAGAGATTTAACGACGGCGCTACGTGATTGGAAACAGTTTAAAGCCGCCGTCTTTCAACATCCTGAGATTATTGACAGGATTGGTTTGGATTTTAAATGGACAGCACACACTGAATGCTTGAATTCTTGGCAATGA